The genomic segment ACAAGCCAGCTTCACCAGGGGAAGTAAATCACAGAAAAAGTCATCAATGACATTGTCACCACAGAAGTTCAAGGCAAAAGTTCTTTTGGTGATGACAGAAGAGTTGATAAATCCACCAAGATATGAGGCTGCTACTAAAAATGTGCACAGCCTTATGGACATTGCCTGAGAATAAAGCAGTGGTTTTGAGatagccacatagcggtcataagccATGGCAGCCAACAAGTAACACTCACTATATCCCAGCCCAGCAGAGAAGAAGAACTGAGCTACACAGCCAGCAAAGGAGATGCTTTTGTCCTCGGAGATGCACGTCTTTAGGATCTTCGGGGTATAGACAGAGGAACACCAGAGATCCAGGAACGACAGATTTCCAATGAAaaaatacatgggtgtgtggagccGGGAGTCATTAGAGATCAATGTTATTAACATGGTATTTCCCACCAGGGTCACAGAGTACACACCAAGGAACACCACAAATAGGATCAACTGCATCACAGGGTCTGTTGTGAAGCCCACAAGGATGAACTCAGTCACGGTGTGATTGTCTGTCTCCATGGCTAAAGGACACCTCATATACGTGGGTTTAATTCCCTCAGCTCATATTATATGAAGACATTCTATGTACCAGGTACATATGATATGGTAAGACTTAAGCTATTAGACTGAGGAGATCTGAGCAGGAATCCTGACTTGAGAAAGTAACGGGAGTTCTCTGAGTGTGTATACATTCATTTCAGTAAAATGCATTTGTAGCAGTATAGCCATAATGCTGCTAGAGGCTtattaattctttttaaaataattatttttcagtCTCAGGTGCTGTTCTAGGCACGATGTGGCTTATTGTTATGGAGCTTTTGTTCTATGGGAAGAGACAGataataattacaaaaaaaaaaggataaatgttTTGCAGAGAATgtcaaatgttatttaaaaaataaagaagatgaaAACAAACTCACAAAGGGGTCAATTGAACTTAAATAACCAGGGACAGCTTCCTTTCCCTTATTTCCCAGATTGAAATGCACAATGAGAGGAAGAAGGATGGTCTGCAGGGTTTACAAAATGATGACCTTCTCCTCTTCTGCAAATATAGAAAATTTTTCCCTTCGCTGATCTATAGGAGCCTTTGGTACAACTGTTGTAAATTCCAAGATTTAGGACTAGATGGGGAACCAGGGTGAAATTTCGGAGGGAGATAAACGACCAAATCCATCTGACTGCATCAAGACTGTGTATAAGGAGTGGGACAGTTTTATTTGTATGGAACTGGCCCATGGGCGTAGCACATCTTTCATCTTTGTCTCTTAGATACTAAACAGCCTGGAGGGACCCCAGTCTTTATGACAGTCAAAAATCTGAATGCAAAGTTAAAAAATTTTCCATAAGGATTTTACTACTTTGTTAAGAACTTCTCCATAGATTTACAAATTGCTTTGTAACTCTTCATAGCAGGCTTCTAGGAATTATGTGAAGGAATAGCAGACAACTGGAGAAAATCACTGAGTGGTCAAATTATCTGTAGTGATATAGTGCTCCGTCCACATTTTCTTGGGTCCTCTGTGTCACTGGGGTAAAGAGATCTCTAGGATGTAAATGGGGTTCTTGGGAGGGAGAtacagttaagtgctccactattagctggaaggttggtggctcagacatacccagaggcacctcagaagacaggattGGCAATCTGCTACTGAAAGGtaacagcctggaaaaccctatggagcagttctactgtgcaacactcaggcaccatgagttggaatcacctcgatggcaactACCAAGG from the Loxodonta africana isolate mLoxAfr1 chromosome 7, mLoxAfr1.hap2, whole genome shotgun sequence genome contains:
- the LOC100663552 gene encoding olfactory receptor 9G19-like, with amino-acid sequence MRCPLAMETDNHTVTEFILVGFTTDPVMQLILFVVFLGVYSVTLVGNTMLITLISNDSRLHTPMYFFIGNLSFLDLWCSSVYTPKILKTCISEDKSISFAGCVAQFFFSAGLGYSECYLLAAMAYDRYVAISKPLLYSQAMSIRLCTFLVAASYLGGFINSSVITKRTFALNFCGDNVIDDFFCDLLPLVKLACGRKDGYQTLLYFLLASNVIIPIVLILASYLFIITTILRIHSTQGCLKAFSTCSSHLISVTLYYGSILYICCSPQSSYSMDRDKIVSTFYTVVFPTLNPMIYSLRNKDVKEALNKLLK